From a single Leptidea sinapis chromosome 1, ilLepSina1.1, whole genome shotgun sequence genomic region:
- the LOC126970601 gene encoding basic helix-loop-helix neural transcription factor TAP: protein MFGSTFDEFCDFNDSICSNDSGFEKTYTDSISTSTTNTPTKNESIDYGLSLTPTKDNPTRRRLFPEEFEYSIQGNFEDIKSFNEFQPHDNTSTPVKKERKPKDPNKPKRKYSNGKTRVTRCKSPTQILKIKRNRRMKANDRERNRMHMLNEALDRLRCVLPTFPEDTKLTKIETLRFAHNYIFALSQTLDALDNINSGDPPSENSSLACEQAYPLTCDKMNKDAFREIFSLPNKIEENKGDGSFRSFQGFSKPFPNGSNFLQTSEGVLINVGNVTVSVNNKGGNCITSTTGSGFFTNPSSYGDDLLQESYYQRPQPICSSYNNNYSNNEQYGSKDYFNEKNYELFKNAFENAKNGRALNNEFTNNYGGCTGQTYFYNQRYDYSNQVSYTQNNYYYDERYRHNIIYRNQGVVNAKI, encoded by the coding sequence ATGTTTGGATCAACATTTGACGAGTTCTGCGACTTCAACGACAGCATCTGCAGCAACGACTCAGGCTTCGAGAAGACCTACACTGATTCTATATCCACGAGCACAACCAATACGCCAACAAAAAATGAATCCATAGACTACGGCTTATCTTTAACACCAACAAAAGACAATCCTACACGACGTAGACTGTTCCCTGAAGAATTCGAATATTCTATACAAGGAAATTTTGAAGACATAAAATCATTTAACGAATTTCAACCACACGATAATACATCGACGCCTGTTAAGAAAGAGAGGAAACCAAAAGATCCTAACAAGCCTAAGAGGAAATACTCGAACGGAAAAACAAGAGTGACAAGATGTAAGAGTCCAACGCagatcttaaaaataaaaagaaacagaCGTATGAAGGCAAATGACCGAGAGCGGAATAGAATGCATATGTTGAACGAAGCTTTAGATAGACTTAGATGTGTATTGCCAACGTTTCCAGAAGATACAAAGTTGACTAAAATAGAGACATTGAGGTTTGCACATAACTACATATTCGCGTTAAGTCAAACTTTGGACGCATTAGACAATATAAACAGCGGAGATCCACCTTCTGAGAATTCTAGCCTAGCTTGTGAACAAGCGTATCCGCTAACATGCGATAAGATGAATAAAGATGCTTTTAGGGAAATATTTAGTTTACCAAATAAAATAGAAGAAAATAAAGGAGATGGAAGTTTTAGAAGTTTCCAAGGTTTTAGTAAGCCTTTTCCTAATGGATCAAATTTCTTACAAACTTCAGAAGGCGTACTGATAAACGTGGGAAATGTAACAGTGTCTGTAAATAACAAAGGTGGTAATTGTATAACATCAACAACAGGAAGTGGCTTCTTTACAAATCCGTCCAGCTATGGTGACGATTTGCTACAAGAAAGTTACTATCAAAGGCCTCAGCCAATTTGTTCAAGTTACAACAACAATTATAGTAACAATGAACAATATGGGTCCAAAGACTATTTCAATGAAAAGAATTACGAATTATTCAAGAATGCATTTGAGAATGCTAAAAATGGACGAGCTTTGAATAATGAATTTACAAATAACTATGGTGGTTGTACTGGACAAACGTATTTTTATAATCAACGATATGATTATAGCAATCAAGTCAGCtatacacaaaataattattattatgacgagAGATATagacacaatattatatatagaaatCAAGGCGTTGTGAATGCCAAAATATAG